One genomic region from Sulfurospirillum oryzae encodes:
- a CDS encoding tetratricopeptide repeat protein — MAEEAVVILEADPLATTEEGFAPIEEENAEETAAASAAQTVDDEQKIKSKKKLLIFLVLGAVLLLGIIIAIVVIIKNKHKTPEPIVVEKAVEKPVTKEQFSPSKLEGMIKKAHLLYEKGNKDDALKIYEKIATFNEAISYYNIGVAKLKEQNFSEALEAFKKAIQNKEHRCISAINAAVCALEMKDDKLFNYYIDLAFAYLPEESNAPLYSYYVGLVHYYKDFYFEALSAITHPVTDYYKEDQDYLSSKILASLNYNAYALSTLEKIEKESDQFTLGLLHAKLGEYHKAKASLLKALQNDRENPKIKMALAMVENKLGNLGNTASLMGEVYKVRDTDAKPIYKMKAILKPSLFDVDKAQIEFEKELFFDDENTYSLIFYYAPYKVFDAKQTIDYIRKGSMNIFIDEIGPALSYLKASSTISKVNIAISKGIKKALDFHVYEANDIFLKMVEEYKNHSILHYNLALTYAQMGDYAAAYKHFSKSYHLDSNNYLAGVFALMSGNLIGKDITKLSEDVKESLSKNTTLEKDNLYGSLIHLTDGNQFSLTRWLEQEKEDSPLSLMLNIIAAQKLGNERMYRLGTQKLQALLPKDIIANIIAFNIKHQKQDIKNYAKAIQIEFNHLPLDYDAFYYGPKIVKEQYIRLLQIGGLLHQKRDSVRKKMEEERVDIPSIMQTLAYMEIYTNNFEEAFTLYNKLMDDFQKKDTHTIFLASVAAIGAEHSDNAIALLELSKLTDPSNVESKYALGLLYQEVGNFEAANAQYRTIGNIGFISQYFSFALVK, encoded by the coding sequence ATGGCAGAAGAAGCAGTCGTCATACTCGAAGCCGATCCCTTAGCCACTACGGAAGAGGGATTTGCGCCCATAGAGGAAGAAAATGCTGAGGAAACAGCGGCTGCTTCGGCTGCGCAAACAGTAGATGATGAACAAAAAATCAAATCCAAGAAGAAATTACTCATCTTTTTGGTTCTTGGTGCCGTACTTCTTCTTGGTATTATCATTGCAATTGTTGTCATCATTAAAAATAAACATAAAACGCCTGAGCCTATTGTCGTTGAAAAAGCTGTTGAAAAACCTGTTACTAAAGAGCAGTTCTCACCCTCAAAATTGGAAGGCATGATTAAAAAGGCGCATCTGTTGTATGAAAAAGGCAACAAAGATGATGCCCTTAAAATCTATGAAAAGATTGCCACCTTTAATGAGGCTATCTCTTACTACAATATCGGCGTCGCAAAACTCAAAGAGCAAAATTTTTCTGAAGCGCTAGAAGCATTTAAAAAAGCCATACAAAACAAAGAACACCGCTGCATTAGTGCGATCAATGCCGCAGTCTGTGCGCTTGAGATGAAAGACGATAAGCTTTTTAACTATTACATAGACCTTGCCTTTGCCTATCTCCCCGAAGAGAGCAATGCCCCCCTCTACTCCTATTATGTAGGTCTTGTTCACTACTACAAAGATTTTTATTTCGAGGCACTTAGCGCTATAACACACCCAGTAACTGACTATTACAAAGAAGATCAAGACTATCTCTCTTCAAAAATTCTAGCTTCTCTTAACTATAACGCGTATGCACTCTCAACACTTGAAAAGATTGAAAAAGAGAGCGATCAATTCACCCTTGGACTATTGCATGCCAAACTGGGTGAATACCATAAAGCCAAAGCTTCTTTACTCAAAGCTCTTCAAAATGATCGTGAAAATCCTAAAATTAAAATGGCACTGGCTATGGTTGAAAATAAACTTGGAAACCTTGGCAATACAGCTTCTTTAATGGGAGAAGTCTATAAAGTGCGAGACACCGATGCCAAACCCATTTATAAAATGAAAGCTATCCTTAAACCTTCATTGTTCGATGTCGATAAAGCACAAATTGAATTTGAAAAAGAGCTCTTTTTTGATGATGAAAATACCTATAGCCTTATCTTTTACTATGCACCTTATAAAGTCTTTGATGCCAAACAAACCATTGACTACATTAGAAAAGGAAGTATGAACATCTTTATTGATGAAATAGGACCTGCACTTTCTTATCTGAAAGCCAGTTCGACCATTTCTAAAGTCAATATCGCCATTAGTAAAGGGATTAAAAAAGCGCTTGATTTTCATGTCTATGAAGCCAATGATATCTTCTTAAAAATGGTTGAAGAGTACAAAAACCACTCTATTTTACACTACAATTTAGCGCTAACGTATGCCCAAATGGGTGATTATGCCGCAGCCTATAAACACTTCTCAAAAAGTTACCACCTTGATAGTAACAATTATCTCGCAGGTGTGTTTGCACTTATGAGTGGTAATTTGATAGGAAAGGACATCACCAAACTTTCTGAAGATGTTAAAGAGAGCTTGAGTAAAAATACAACTCTAGAAAAAGACAATCTTTACGGCTCACTCATCCATCTCACCGATGGTAACCAATTTTCACTCACGCGTTGGCTGGAACAAGAAAAAGAAGACAGCCCTCTTAGCCTTATGCTCAACATCATAGCAGCACAGAAATTGGGGAACGAGCGTATGTACCGTCTGGGTACACAAAAGCTTCAAGCTTTGCTGCCTAAAGATATTATCGCCAATATCATAGCTTTTAACATCAAGCATCAAAAACAAGATATTAAAAATTATGCCAAAGCCATTCAGATCGAGTTCAACCATCTCCCACTTGATTACGATGCCTTTTACTATGGACCTAAGATTGTTAAAGAACAATACATTAGGCTCCTTCAAATTGGTGGATTATTGCATCAAAAACGCGATAGTGTTCGAAAAAAGATGGAAGAAGAACGTGTGGATATTCCTTCGATTATGCAGACTCTTGCCTATATGGAAATCTACACCAACAATTTTGAAGAGGCATTTACCCTTTACAATAAACTGATGGATGATTTTCAAAAGAAAGACACACACACAATCTTCTTAGCTTCTGTAGCTGCCATTGGCGCAGAACATAGCGATAATGCTATCGCTCTTTTAGAGCTCTCGAAGCTGACCGATCCTAGCAATGTTGAAAGTAAATATGCTCTTGGATTATTGTATCAAGAAGTAGGAAATTTTGAAGCGGCAAATGCCCAGTATCGAACGATTGGCAATATTGGTTTTATCTCACAATATTTTAGCTTTGCACTTGTAAAGTAG